Proteins co-encoded in one Streptomyces sp. NBC_01283 genomic window:
- a CDS encoding LysE family translocator, with product MVSTDRFLAFAAMSLLVIVIPGPSVLFVIGRALAHGRRTAVATALGNLLGSYVLVLAVAFGVGSLVERSAAVFMAVKLAGAAYLVFLGVQAFRHRKEMRAESMGTASTGEPRTDLRTVLDGALVGVTNPKGIVFFAAVLPQFVDHAAGHLPAQMLILGLVPISIGLVTDTLWGLTASAARTWFARSERRLSLIGGAGGVTMIGLGVTVAATGRAD from the coding sequence ATGGTGTCCACGGACCGTTTTCTGGCCTTCGCGGCGATGTCGCTGTTGGTGATCGTGATCCCGGGACCAAGCGTCCTGTTCGTGATCGGCCGGGCCCTGGCCCATGGCAGGCGGACCGCCGTGGCGACGGCGCTCGGCAACCTCCTCGGCTCGTACGTCCTGGTCCTCGCGGTCGCGTTCGGCGTCGGATCGCTCGTGGAGCGTTCGGCCGCGGTGTTCATGGCGGTGAAGCTGGCGGGGGCCGCCTACCTGGTCTTCCTCGGCGTGCAGGCCTTCCGGCACCGCAAGGAGATGCGGGCCGAGTCCATGGGCACGGCCTCCACCGGGGAGCCGCGCACCGACCTGCGTACGGTCCTGGACGGCGCGCTCGTCGGAGTGACGAATCCGAAGGGCATCGTGTTCTTCGCGGCGGTGCTCCCCCAGTTCGTCGACCACGCGGCGGGTCATCTGCCCGCGCAGATGCTGATCCTGGGCCTGGTCCCGATCAGCATCGGGCTCGTCACGGACACCCTGTGGGGCCTGACGGCATCCGCGGCCCGCACCTGGTTCGCACGCTCGGAGCGGCGCCTTTCGCTGATCGGCGGGGCCGGGGGCGTCACGATGATCGGACTCGGCGTGACCGTCGCGGCTACGGGCCGGGCGGACTGA
- a CDS encoding winged helix DNA-binding domain-containing protein: MTNTPSTPSRPSTSSTSRSPKTGRAQHTDPVLGTRALNRATLGRQLLLDRSAGLSVEGAVAHLLGLQAQNVKPPYYALAARLEGFDPEVLSGLLASRDLVRIVTMRSTIHLHTADDALTLRPLVQGARDRELHAFRKGLTGVDLEELASLARAAVEEEPRTMKQLREVLLPRWPDADPQSLAVAARCSLPLVQVTPRGLWRRSGQVALTTAEHWLGRPSGPVPAPDATVLRYLAAFGPASVKDMQTWAGLTRLREAFERLRPQLRTFRDENGVELFDLPDAPRPDADTPAPARFLPEFDNLLLSHADRGRVVPQEYKGRTWKGNFAYSVFLVDGFLAGVWRVEEGGGKGGGRGAGAAKESRDSADSAVLTIEPFGTLTKAQRHELTEEAERLLRGPLHQAATYDIRFGTVIER, from the coding sequence ATGACGAACACGCCGAGTACGCCCAGCAGACCGAGTACGTCGAGTACGTCGCGTTCTCCGAAGACAGGGCGGGCCCAGCACACCGACCCCGTACTCGGCACGCGCGCCCTCAACCGTGCCACCCTCGGCCGTCAGCTGCTCCTGGATCGCTCGGCCGGCCTCTCCGTCGAGGGCGCCGTCGCCCACCTCCTCGGCCTCCAGGCGCAGAACGTGAAGCCGCCCTACTACGCCCTCGCGGCCCGCCTTGAGGGGTTCGACCCGGAGGTGTTGTCCGGGCTTCTCGCCTCGCGCGATCTCGTACGCATCGTCACGATGCGCTCGACCATCCACCTGCACACCGCCGACGACGCCCTCACCCTGCGCCCGCTGGTGCAAGGCGCCCGCGACCGTGAGCTGCACGCCTTCCGCAAGGGGCTGACCGGCGTCGACCTGGAGGAGCTCGCCTCACTCGCCCGCGCCGCCGTCGAGGAGGAGCCCCGCACGATGAAGCAGTTGCGGGAGGTCCTGCTGCCCCGCTGGCCCGACGCCGATCCGCAGTCCCTTGCCGTCGCCGCCCGCTGTTCGCTGCCGCTCGTCCAGGTCACCCCGCGCGGCCTGTGGCGGCGCAGCGGGCAGGTCGCACTCACCACCGCCGAGCACTGGCTCGGCCGCCCGAGCGGGCCGGTGCCCGCGCCCGACGCCACCGTCCTGCGCTACCTCGCCGCCTTCGGGCCCGCATCCGTCAAGGACATGCAGACCTGGGCGGGGCTCACGCGGCTGCGGGAGGCCTTCGAGCGGCTGCGGCCCCAACTGCGTACGTTCCGCGACGAGAACGGCGTCGAGCTCTTCGACCTCCCCGACGCGCCCCGCCCGGACGCGGACACCCCGGCCCCGGCGCGCTTCCTGCCCGAGTTCGACAACCTCCTCCTCTCGCACGCCGACCGCGGCAGAGTCGTGCCGCAGGAGTACAAGGGCCGCACCTGGAAGGGCAACTTCGCCTACAGCGTCTTCCTGGTCGACGGCTTCCTGGCGGGCGTGTGGCGCGTCGAAGAGGGCGGAGGAAAGGGTGGGGGGCGGGGTGCGGGAGCGGCCAAGGAATCCCGCGACTCCGCCGACTCCGCCGTCCTCACCATCGAGCCGTTCGGCACCCTGACCAAGGCCCAGCGGCACGAACTGACCGAAGAGGCGGAGCGGCTCCTTCGCGGCCCCCTGCACCAGGCCGCCACGTACGACATCCGGTTCGGCACGGTCATCGAGCGCTGA
- a CDS encoding magnesium and cobalt transport protein CorA codes for MAERRARPVPSTKRHGWRRTAPAKASSASGNGDSGNPEGTPASPSPGPQDAASVVQAALYRDGVRVATPATLADTFRELREQHDGMAWIGLARPTETELLSLAAEFDLHELAVEDAMEAHQRPKLERYGETLFVVLRAARYLDAPEEVDFGELHVFVGPDFVITVRHGAAPDLTAVRRRMEESPELLKLGPEAVLYAILDAVVDGYAPVVAGVQNDIDEIETEVFGGDPAVSRRIYELSREMVEFQRATRPLVAMLHSLMAGFAKYRTDEELQRYLRDVADHVTHTSERVDGFRQALTDILTVNSTLVTQQQNAEMRALAEAGFEQNEEIKKISSWAAILFAPTLVGTIYGMNFDEMPELHWTFGYPFAIGLMAVVCVSLYFIFKRRDWL; via the coding sequence ATGGCGGAGCGCCGGGCCCGGCCCGTACCGAGCACGAAGAGGCACGGCTGGCGGCGCACCGCCCCGGCCAAGGCCTCCTCGGCCTCAGGGAACGGGGACTCCGGAAATCCCGAGGGCACGCCCGCGTCCCCCTCCCCCGGACCGCAGGACGCCGCGAGCGTCGTACAGGCCGCGCTCTACCGGGACGGGGTCCGCGTCGCGACGCCGGCCACGCTCGCCGACACCTTCCGGGAGCTGCGCGAGCAGCACGACGGCATGGCATGGATCGGCCTCGCCCGGCCGACGGAGACCGAACTCCTCTCCCTGGCCGCCGAGTTCGACCTGCACGAGCTCGCCGTCGAGGACGCGATGGAGGCGCACCAGCGCCCGAAGCTGGAGCGCTACGGCGAGACCCTCTTCGTCGTCCTGCGCGCGGCCCGCTATCTGGACGCTCCGGAGGAAGTCGACTTCGGCGAACTGCACGTGTTCGTGGGCCCCGACTTCGTCATCACGGTGCGCCACGGCGCCGCCCCGGACCTGACCGCCGTACGCCGCCGCATGGAGGAGAGCCCCGAACTCCTCAAGCTCGGCCCCGAGGCGGTCCTCTACGCGATCCTGGACGCGGTGGTCGACGGGTACGCCCCGGTCGTGGCCGGAGTCCAGAACGACATCGACGAGATCGAGACCGAGGTCTTCGGCGGCGACCCGGCGGTCTCCCGCCGCATCTACGAACTCTCCCGCGAAATGGTCGAGTTCCAGCGAGCGACCCGCCCTCTGGTCGCCATGCTGCACTCCTTGATGGCGGGCTTCGCGAAGTACCGCACCGACGAGGAACTCCAGCGCTACCTGCGCGACGTCGCCGACCACGTCACGCACACCAGCGAACGCGTCGACGGCTTCCGCCAGGCCCTCACCGACATCCTCACGGTCAACTCCACCCTCGTCACCCAGCAACAGAACGCGGAGATGCGAGCGCTCGCGGAGGCGGGCTTCGAACAGAACGAGGAGATCAAGAAGATCTCGTCGTGGGCGGCCATTCTGTTTGCACCCACGTTGGTGGGAACGATCTACGGGATGAACTTCGACGAGATGCCGGAGCTGCACTGGACGTTCGGCTATCCGTTCGCGATCGGGCTGATGGCAGTGGTGTGCGTGAGCCTGTACTTCATCTTCAAGCGGCGGGACTGGCTGTAG
- a CDS encoding HNH endonuclease yields the protein MNNRAQAKRRKVERAEAKRERECAVCGQPIEMREHGLRKYCGHGCWYRANYVPRSKADACAWCGGSMAHRRGDAKFCGQSCHSKAQYKRQVGTALRSRPCSYCGQWMPLSTAHRVFCSGRCSRRAYFEANQERVRAAKRRGNHQRRAMLARVKRYSVTERDLSRLWNQYEESCAYCGERTPSLHQEHIVPISRGGVDGIGNLVPACPDCNLSKGDRTVMEWRLRKKSPRYVTRPDRQGAARLPTSTQQTIETGLAAR from the coding sequence ATGAACAACCGGGCACAGGCGAAGCGGCGCAAGGTCGAGCGTGCGGAAGCGAAGCGAGAGCGGGAGTGCGCGGTCTGCGGTCAGCCGATCGAGATGCGGGAGCACGGGCTTCGCAAGTATTGCGGTCATGGCTGCTGGTATCGCGCCAACTACGTGCCCAGATCGAAAGCTGATGCCTGCGCGTGGTGCGGTGGCTCCATGGCCCACCGCCGGGGTGACGCCAAGTTCTGCGGGCAGTCATGCCATTCGAAGGCCCAGTACAAACGCCAGGTCGGTACCGCTCTTCGTTCACGTCCCTGCAGCTACTGCGGGCAATGGATGCCCCTCAGCACCGCGCACCGTGTCTTCTGCTCGGGCCGGTGCTCCCGCCGCGCCTACTTCGAGGCAAACCAGGAAAGAGTGCGAGCCGCAAAGCGTCGCGGGAACCACCAGCGCCGGGCGATGCTCGCCCGTGTCAAAAGGTACAGCGTGACCGAACGAGATCTCTCACGGCTGTGGAATCAGTACGAGGAAAGTTGCGCCTATTGCGGCGAGAGAACCCCCTCCCTGCATCAGGAGCACATCGTCCCGATCTCCCGGGGCGGAGTCGACGGCATCGGAAACCTGGTCCCGGCCTGCCCCGACTGCAACCTGTCGAAAGGCGACCGGACCGTCATGGAGTGGCGCCTCAGAAAGAAGTCCCCTCGCTACGTCACACGGCCCGACCGCCAAGGCGCGGCTCGCCTTCCGACCAGCACGCAACAGACCATCGAGACCGGCCTCGCTGCGCGGTGA
- a CDS encoding mycofactocin-coupled SDR family oxidoreductase has translation MRDEGTRLGARRLEGKVAFVTGAAGGLGRSHVRRMAEEGADLVVVDICRSVDTVPYPLSTPEELDDAVEEVRALGRRVVARQTDVRDRAALQAAYDAGLDEFGQIDIVVANAGIAPLLVEDRVQAWHDALDVNLTGTFHTVEVAIPSMVAAERGGSIVIVSSTAGLVGIGGASNGGLGYAASKHGAVGLMRTYANNLAPHSIRVNSVHPTGVATPMVTDPAIVEFVAQDPILSETAPNALPVAVVEAVDVSNAVLWLASDEARYVTGVTLPVDAGFINRR, from the coding sequence ATGCGCGATGAGGGAACTCGGTTAGGGGCGCGGCGGCTTGAGGGCAAAGTCGCCTTCGTCACCGGGGCCGCCGGAGGGCTCGGGCGGAGTCATGTGCGGCGGATGGCCGAGGAAGGCGCCGACCTGGTCGTCGTGGACATCTGCCGGTCGGTCGACACCGTGCCTTATCCCCTGTCGACTCCGGAGGAGTTGGACGACGCCGTCGAGGAAGTGCGGGCCCTGGGGCGCCGTGTCGTGGCGCGGCAGACGGATGTGCGCGACCGGGCCGCGCTCCAGGCGGCGTACGACGCCGGGCTCGATGAGTTCGGGCAGATCGACATCGTTGTTGCCAATGCCGGGATTGCACCGCTGCTCGTGGAGGACAGGGTGCAGGCGTGGCATGACGCCCTTGATGTCAACCTCACCGGAACCTTCCACACCGTCGAGGTGGCCATCCCGTCGATGGTCGCCGCCGAGCGGGGCGGCTCGATCGTGATCGTCAGTTCCACCGCCGGGCTCGTCGGCATCGGTGGGGCGAGCAACGGCGGGCTCGGTTACGCCGCCTCCAAGCACGGCGCCGTCGGGCTGATGCGCACCTACGCCAACAATCTCGCCCCGCACAGCATCAGGGTGAACTCCGTGCACCCCACCGGCGTGGCGACCCCCATGGTCACCGACCCCGCCATCGTCGAGTTCGTCGCCCAGGACCCGATTCTCTCCGAGACGGCGCCAAATGCCTTGCCCGTAGCGGTGGTTGAGGCGGTCGATGTATCGAATGCCGTCTTGTGGCTGGCCTCGGACGAGGCCCGCTACGTCACCGGTGTCACGTTGCCCGTCGACGCCGGATTCATCAACCGCCGCTGA
- a CDS encoding amidohydrolase has protein sequence MTDHQYADTILVGGQVRTSSGWAKGLSVRAGVIEVVGDREDVLRRRGPGTRVLDLGGGTVLPGLHDLHVHPIYAGIRERRCKVPQGSTLAATLRIVAEHVSRAAPGAWVLGGQWDTSALGVTPDRTMLDAVAPHNPVLLEDTSGHSSWVNSAALAATGIGPGTPDPPGGIFERDTAGHPSGIQRETAADLLAASAPKPSDVEVEAALEWALGEMLSYGITSFTEAAVGFTAGPRAELRAYTRLAAAGAVRQRVRLCLVWSPVDPVCEDVIAARNLHASGHIAPDCVKIFLDGVPTDSHTAAMIEPYQDTVEGRDDEARRHGLLAIAPAVLEQAVTRFDRMGITVKFHAAGDAAVRAALDAIEAARAANGPGPCMHNVGHCTFVAKADIERASRIGATFEVSPYLWQPSPICSDIATAVGPAAIERVWPVREMLDGGALVVAGSDWCVVPSVNPWSAIETLVTRQQPGGSAERFGAPQAITLDQAFDLFTVNSARQARMAHRVGRIEPGMLADVIVVDQNPFEVPITQVHATEVQMTFVEGELVFDAGARRPRSEAVED, from the coding sequence ATGACCGATCATCAGTACGCGGACACGATATTGGTGGGTGGACAGGTCAGGACCTCGTCGGGCTGGGCCAAGGGGCTCAGCGTGCGCGCCGGTGTCATCGAGGTGGTCGGCGACCGTGAGGACGTGCTGCGGCGGCGCGGGCCGGGCACGCGGGTGCTGGATCTCGGTGGCGGGACCGTTCTGCCGGGGCTGCACGACCTGCATGTGCATCCGATCTACGCCGGGATCCGCGAACGCCGCTGCAAGGTCCCGCAGGGTTCGACACTGGCAGCCACCCTCCGCATCGTGGCCGAGCACGTGTCCCGGGCCGCCCCGGGCGCGTGGGTCCTCGGCGGGCAGTGGGACACGTCCGCGCTCGGTGTCACCCCGGATCGGACCATGCTGGACGCCGTCGCCCCCCATAACCCCGTCCTCCTCGAGGACACCAGCGGGCACAGCTCATGGGTGAACAGCGCGGCCCTCGCGGCCACCGGAATCGGCCCCGGCACACCCGACCCGCCCGGTGGCATCTTCGAGCGGGACACCGCGGGACATCCGAGCGGCATCCAGCGCGAGACCGCCGCCGATCTCCTCGCCGCATCCGCCCCCAAGCCGTCCGATGTAGAGGTCGAGGCGGCTCTGGAGTGGGCCCTCGGAGAAATGCTCTCCTACGGGATCACGTCGTTCACCGAGGCCGCGGTCGGATTCACCGCCGGGCCGCGGGCCGAGCTGCGCGCCTACACCCGCCTCGCCGCTGCCGGAGCCGTCCGGCAGCGCGTACGCCTCTGTCTGGTGTGGTCCCCCGTAGATCCCGTCTGCGAAGACGTGATCGCGGCCCGCAACCTGCACGCGAGCGGCCATATCGCGCCCGACTGCGTGAAGATCTTCCTCGACGGGGTACCGACCGACAGCCATACGGCGGCGATGATCGAGCCGTACCAGGACACGGTGGAGGGGCGGGACGACGAGGCCCGGCGGCACGGGCTGCTCGCGATCGCACCCGCGGTCCTGGAGCAGGCGGTCACCCGGTTCGACCGGATGGGCATCACCGTCAAGTTCCACGCGGCCGGCGACGCGGCGGTCAGGGCCGCACTGGACGCCATCGAGGCCGCCCGCGCGGCCAACGGGCCCGGCCCGTGCATGCACAACGTAGGACACTGCACGTTCGTGGCGAAGGCCGACATCGAGCGTGCGTCACGGATCGGCGCGACGTTCGAGGTCTCTCCCTACCTGTGGCAGCCCTCTCCCATCTGCTCCGACATAGCGACCGCCGTCGGCCCGGCAGCGATCGAACGCGTCTGGCCGGTGCGAGAGATGCTGGACGGCGGCGCACTGGTCGTGGCGGGGTCGGACTGGTGCGTCGTGCCGTCGGTCAACCCGTGGTCCGCCATCGAAACGCTCGTCACGCGGCAGCAGCCAGGGGGCAGCGCCGAACGCTTCGGGGCGCCCCAGGCCATCACGCTGGATCAGGCCTTCGACCTGTTCACGGTCAACTCCGCGCGCCAGGCACGTATGGCGCACCGCGTCGGACGCATCGAGCCCGGCATGCTCGCCGACGTCATCGTCGTCGACCAGAACCCCTTCGAGGTGCCGATCACCCAAGTCCACGCCACCGAGGTCCAGATGACGTTCGTCGAAGGTGAACTGGTCTTCGACGCGGGGGCGCGGCGGCCACGGTCGGAGGCAGTGGAGGACTGA
- a CDS encoding PadR family transcriptional regulator, whose translation MGKQATEMLKGILEGIVLEVLSARSAYGYEITSWLREQGFSDISEGTVYALLVRVEKNGLVDVEKVPSEKGPPRKVYSLNATGREYLDEFWRTWSFLAERLEQLHEGGR comes from the coding sequence ATGGGCAAGCAGGCAACGGAGATGCTCAAGGGCATCCTGGAAGGCATCGTCCTGGAGGTCCTGTCCGCACGGTCGGCCTACGGCTACGAGATCACCTCGTGGCTTCGGGAGCAGGGCTTCTCCGACATCTCCGAGGGCACCGTGTACGCGCTGCTGGTCAGGGTGGAGAAGAACGGCCTGGTCGACGTGGAGAAGGTCCCGTCGGAGAAGGGACCGCCGCGCAAGGTGTATTCCCTGAACGCGACGGGCCGGGAGTACCTCGACGAGTTCTGGAGGACATGGAGCTTCCTCGCAGAACGACTGGAACAGCTTCATGAAGGAGGCAGATGA
- a CDS encoding DUF1048 domain-containing protein — translation MSETEENGFLSKVIGPKKRWWAYRARVKKLPEGHRTAAEAIERYLMLFVPADGDSASAAFEDLADLFEQAAADGTPIRDVVGDDPVEFVSAFAENYTRGGYVPDRERERLVKSLERAAGEDDGTGGKAS, via the coding sequence ATGTCCGAGACAGAAGAGAACGGTTTCCTCTCGAAGGTGATCGGACCGAAGAAGCGCTGGTGGGCGTATCGGGCACGTGTCAAGAAGCTTCCCGAGGGCCACCGCACGGCTGCCGAGGCGATCGAGCGGTATCTGATGCTGTTCGTACCGGCGGACGGCGACAGCGCGTCGGCGGCGTTCGAGGACCTTGCGGATCTGTTCGAGCAGGCCGCGGCGGACGGAACGCCCATCCGCGACGTCGTCGGGGATGACCCCGTGGAGTTCGTCTCGGCGTTCGCCGAGAACTACACGAGGGGCGGATACGTCCCCGACCGGGAGCGGGAGCGGCTGGTCAAGAGCCTCGAGCGTGCCGCGGGAGAAGACGACGGCACGGGCGGCAAGGCCTCCTAG
- a CDS encoding ATP-binding cassette domain-containing protein, with protein sequence MPSSVMSTSSQGDRDASQTAISAIGLRKAYGDRTVLDGVDIRIPTGSVYALLGPNGAGKTTAVKILSTLIDADAGELHVNGHDLAKDPQAVRAAIGVTGQFSAVDGLITGEENMLLMADLHHLPKSEGQRVTAELLQRFDLVVAAKKPAVTYSGGMKRRLDIAMTLVGSPRIIFLDEPTTGLDPRSRHNMWTIIRELVTDGVTVFLTTQYLEEADELADHIAVLNDGKIAAEGTAEELKRLIPGGHVRLRFTDPDAYQSAALSLTEVTTDDEALVLTIPSNGSQGELRSLLDWLDSTGIEADELSMHTPDLDDVFFALTGPDVPNQSKENVR encoded by the coding sequence ATGCCTTCATCTGTCATGTCCACATCCAGTCAGGGTGACCGCGACGCGTCGCAGACCGCGATCTCCGCCATCGGTCTGCGCAAGGCCTACGGCGACAGGACCGTGCTCGACGGCGTCGACATCCGCATCCCCACCGGTTCCGTGTACGCGCTGCTCGGCCCGAACGGCGCCGGCAAGACCACCGCCGTCAAGATCCTCTCGACGCTCATCGACGCCGACGCCGGCGAGCTGCACGTCAACGGCCACGATCTCGCCAAGGACCCGCAGGCCGTGCGCGCCGCGATCGGCGTCACCGGGCAGTTCTCCGCCGTCGACGGTCTGATCACCGGCGAGGAGAACATGCTCCTCATGGCCGACCTGCACCACCTGCCCAAGAGCGAGGGGCAGCGCGTCACCGCCGAACTCCTCCAGCGGTTCGACCTGGTGGTAGCCGCGAAGAAGCCTGCCGTCACCTACTCCGGCGGCATGAAGCGCCGCCTCGACATCGCCATGACCCTGGTCGGCAGCCCGCGCATCATCTTCCTCGACGAGCCCACCACCGGCCTGGACCCCCGCTCCCGGCACAACATGTGGACCATCATCCGCGAGCTCGTCACGGACGGCGTCACCGTCTTCCTCACCACCCAGTACCTCGAAGAGGCCGACGAACTCGCCGACCACATCGCCGTACTCAACGACGGAAAGATCGCCGCCGAAGGCACCGCCGAAGAACTCAAACGGCTCATCCCCGGCGGACACGTACGCCTCCGCTTCACCGACCCGGACGCCTACCAGTCCGCCGCCCTGTCGCTGACCGAGGTCACCACGGACGACGAGGCGCTGGTGCTGACCATCCCCAGCAACGGCAGCCAGGGCGAGCTGCGCTCCCTCCTCGACTGGCTGGACTCCACCGGCATCGAGGCCGACGAACTCAGCATGCACACCCCCGACCTCGACGACGTGTTCTTCGCCCTGACCGGCCCCGACGTCCCCAACCAGTCCAAGGAGAACGTCCGATGA
- a CDS encoding ABC transporter permease, with protein MSSLSPALRDSNTMLRRNLLHAWRYPSGTLNLLLTPIMLLLLFVYIFGDVMSSGIGGGADRSDYIAYVVPGLLLMTIGSTVIGAAVYMSMDMAEGLIARFRTMAIYRGSLLVGHVIGSVLQSVLSVILVGAVGVAIGFRSTDASALEWLAAFGLIVLFSLALTWIAIGMGLASPSPGAASNSAMPLILLPLISSAFIPADTMPGWFQPIAEYQPFTPAIETLRGLLLGTEIGNNGWIAIAWCVGLIALGYRWSISQFNRALK; from the coding sequence ATGAGTTCCCTCTCCCCCGCGCTGCGTGACTCGAACACGATGCTGCGCCGCAACCTCCTGCACGCCTGGCGCTACCCGTCCGGGACGCTGAACCTGCTGCTCACGCCGATCATGCTGCTGCTGCTCTTCGTCTACATCTTCGGCGACGTGATGAGCTCGGGCATCGGCGGCGGCGCGGACCGCTCCGACTACATCGCCTATGTCGTCCCGGGCCTGCTCCTGATGACCATCGGCAGCACCGTGATCGGGGCCGCGGTGTACATGTCCATGGACATGGCCGAGGGCCTCATCGCCCGCTTCCGCACGATGGCGATCTACCGGGGCTCCCTGCTCGTCGGGCACGTCATCGGCAGCGTGCTGCAGTCGGTCCTGAGCGTGATCCTCGTCGGCGCCGTCGGCGTGGCCATCGGTTTCCGCTCCACCGACGCCAGCGCCCTGGAGTGGCTCGCGGCGTTCGGTCTGATCGTGCTCTTCTCCCTCGCCCTCACCTGGATCGCGATCGGCATGGGCCTGGCAAGCCCGAGCCCCGGGGCGGCCAGCAACAGCGCGATGCCGCTGATCCTTCTGCCCCTCATCTCCAGCGCCTTCATCCCGGCGGACACGATGCCGGGCTGGTTCCAGCCCATCGCCGAGTACCAGCCGTTCACCCCCGCCATCGAGACCCTGCGCGGGCTGCTCCTCGGTACCGAGATCGGCAACAACGGATGGATCGCGATCGCCTGGTGCGTCGGCCTGATCGCGCTCGGCTACCGCTGGTCCATCTCCCAGTTCAACCGCGCCCTGAAGTAA
- a CDS encoding GlxA family transcriptional regulator, with protein sequence MNLHRVVALLNPPQSPFELACAAEVFGTVPQGVPVRYSFRTCTEHPGPLPTTIGFAMLIDAGLAALREADTVVVPGWQPPGAPAPPAVIEALRAAHRRGARIVAICTGAFVLAQAGLLDGRSATTHWRDTARLAAAFPEVRVDPDVLFVDHGDVATSAGTGAGIDLCLHLVRSDHGAAYAAQIARNMVLPPRREGSQLQYAVRPVPVRAADDSLAPLLDWATSRLHTRLTLGSLAEQAGLSGRTLARRFGDQLGTSPGQWLLARRIDAARVLLEQTDLPVEAIATRVGLASAVNLRRRFRAQLGTTPGAYRRTFGEA encoded by the coding sequence ATGAACCTCCATCGGGTGGTGGCGCTGCTCAATCCGCCCCAGTCGCCCTTCGAGCTCGCCTGCGCGGCCGAGGTCTTCGGCACCGTCCCGCAGGGAGTACCGGTCCGCTACAGCTTCCGGACCTGCACCGAGCACCCCGGCCCCCTGCCGACCACGATCGGCTTCGCGATGCTCATCGACGCGGGTCTTGCGGCCCTGCGGGAGGCGGACACCGTGGTCGTCCCCGGCTGGCAGCCGCCCGGCGCACCGGCGCCGCCCGCCGTCATCGAGGCGCTACGGGCCGCCCACCGGCGCGGGGCGCGGATCGTCGCCATCTGCACCGGGGCGTTCGTCCTCGCCCAGGCAGGGCTGCTCGACGGCCGCAGCGCCACCACCCACTGGCGCGACACCGCCCGGCTCGCCGCCGCCTTCCCCGAGGTGCGGGTGGACCCGGACGTGCTCTTCGTCGACCACGGCGACGTGGCGACCAGCGCCGGTACCGGCGCCGGCATCGACCTGTGCCTGCACCTGGTGCGCTCGGACCACGGCGCGGCGTACGCCGCCCAGATCGCCCGGAACATGGTCCTGCCGCCGCGCCGCGAGGGCAGCCAACTCCAGTACGCCGTACGGCCCGTACCGGTCAGGGCGGCGGACGATTCGCTGGCGCCGCTCCTGGACTGGGCCACCTCCCGGCTCCACACCCGGCTGACCCTAGGCAGCCTCGCCGAACAAGCCGGCCTGTCCGGCCGCACCCTCGCCCGGCGGTTCGGCGACCAACTGGGCACCAGCCCGGGACAGTGGCTGCTCGCCCGCCGCATCGACGCGGCACGCGTACTCCTCGAACAGACCGACCTGCCGGTCGAGGCCATCGCGACCCGGGTCGGCCTGGCATCGGCGGTCAACCTGCGCCGCCGTTTCCGCGCGCAGCTGGGCACCACACCCGGCGCGTACCGGCGGACGTTCGGCGAAGCGTGA